A single genomic interval of Burkholderia sp. HI2500 harbors:
- a CDS encoding response regulator transcription factor → MRKFNVRVVFAYDWPLTLAGIEQVASSGCAIEIVAVYRSVAELVASLGGVDCDLVLVDYAIRADEQMDGLALFDWLRRTRPNVGIVALVANENPLIFGSILAIGGVSIVSKFDEVGHIVTAIHSSYSGGRYLSPLVRRAVDAFGERGEAPVKLSAREIDVIRLYLSGVPIKTIAQRLSKGKQTVSAQKISAMKKLGVSNDVELIQRAAGLGLGTGLTASRPGRAA, encoded by the coding sequence ATGAGGAAATTCAATGTTCGCGTCGTTTTCGCGTACGACTGGCCGTTGACGCTGGCCGGCATCGAGCAGGTCGCGAGCAGCGGCTGTGCGATCGAGATCGTCGCGGTGTACCGGAGCGTGGCCGAACTGGTCGCGTCCCTCGGCGGCGTCGATTGCGATCTCGTGCTGGTCGACTATGCGATCCGGGCCGACGAGCAGATGGACGGCCTTGCGCTGTTCGACTGGCTGCGGCGCACGCGTCCGAACGTCGGGATCGTCGCGCTGGTCGCGAACGAGAATCCGCTGATCTTCGGGTCGATCCTCGCGATCGGCGGCGTGAGCATCGTCAGCAAGTTCGACGAGGTCGGCCATATCGTCACGGCCATTCATTCGAGCTACAGCGGCGGGCGTTACCTGTCGCCGCTCGTCAGGCGCGCGGTCGACGCATTCGGCGAGCGCGGCGAGGCGCCCGTGAAGCTGTCGGCGCGCGAGATCGACGTCATTCGCCTGTATCTGTCGGGGGTGCCGATCAAGACGATCGCGCAGCGTCTGAGCAAGGGCAAGCAGACGGTCAGCGCGCAGAAGATCAGTGCGATGAAGAAGCTCGGCGTGAGCAACGACGTCGAGCTGATCCAGCGGGCGGCGGGGTTGGGGCTCGGCACTGGCCTGACCGCGTCACGGCCCGGCCGCGCCGCGTGA